The proteins below come from a single Longimicrobium sp. genomic window:
- a CDS encoding VOC family protein, which yields MKLYTHLNFGGNCEEAFRFYEEHLDGRITAMIRVRDLPAHVPGPPGSRDAVIHARLSVAGVELIGNDVPPEHFQPVRSSYLYLSLDSIELAERAYAALAEGGQVSMPLGETFFAPRFAQLRDRFGTLWTILYPRPA from the coding sequence ATGAAGCTGTATACGCACCTGAACTTCGGGGGAAACTGCGAGGAGGCGTTCCGCTTTTACGAGGAGCACCTCGATGGGCGGATCACGGCGATGATCAGGGTGCGCGACCTGCCCGCCCACGTTCCCGGCCCGCCGGGCTCGCGTGACGCGGTGATCCACGCGCGCCTGAGCGTCGCCGGCGTGGAGCTCATCGGGAACGACGTGCCGCCCGAGCACTTCCAGCCCGTGCGCAGCTCCTACCTGTACCTCTCGCTCGATTCCATCGAACTCGCGGAGCGCGCCTACGCGGCGCTCGCGGAGGGCGGACAGGTCAGCATGCCCCTGGGCGAGACGTTCTTCGCTCCACGATTCGCGCAGCTCCGCGACCGGTTCGGCACCCTGTGGAC